Proteins encoded in a region of the Sulfitobacter geojensis genome:
- a CDS encoding LacI family DNA-binding transcriptional regulator, whose protein sequence is MTASRALRGDKDVSQANIERVKQAAREIGYYGNQFASSLSSKHTDLIGVVVPSLSNIVFPQVMSGVTDALKGTLLQPVFGVTDYDPETEYETLRNMLSWRPAGLIVTGIDQPPETRQLLKDAGVPVVQIMDIDGHPVDACVGFSHSEAGHDIAVALFETGLRRFGYVGRNLDKDLRAAKRKQGFHSALRKHGLAFAGIIDGSDLLVDVTALSAVDCGRRLTADLLKRQPDLDCIYFSNDDLAFGGLCHCIAEGIDVPGDVALAGFNGLGLIEGFPGKIATSRTARKQIGEQAARTILETLEHSAAEMEKLHILKPEISLGELAVTNDKPD, encoded by the coding sequence ATGACAGCGTCGCGCGCGCTTCGTGGCGACAAAGACGTCTCGCAGGCGAACATTGAGCGGGTCAAACAGGCCGCACGCGAGATCGGCTACTACGGGAATCAGTTCGCCTCCTCCCTCTCAAGCAAACACACCGACCTGATCGGCGTCGTGGTGCCCAGCCTGTCAAACATCGTTTTCCCGCAAGTCATGTCCGGGGTGACCGACGCGCTGAAGGGCACCTTGCTGCAGCCGGTTTTCGGGGTAACCGACTATGACCCCGAAACAGAATACGAAACCTTGCGGAACATGCTGTCATGGCGCCCTGCTGGGTTGATCGTGACCGGGATTGACCAACCGCCCGAAACCCGCCAGCTGCTGAAAGACGCAGGCGTTCCGGTTGTACAAATCATGGATATCGACGGCCATCCTGTCGACGCCTGTGTCGGGTTTTCGCATAGCGAGGCCGGCCATGACATTGCTGTCGCCCTGTTTGAGACAGGGTTACGGCGCTTCGGCTACGTGGGGCGAAACCTCGACAAGGACCTTAGGGCCGCGAAACGGAAACAAGGTTTCCACAGCGCACTGCGCAAACATGGACTCGCCTTTGCCGGCATTATTGATGGATCGGATTTGCTGGTCGATGTGACTGCGCTTTCAGCTGTCGATTGCGGCCGCCGTTTGACTGCAGACCTTCTGAAACGACAGCCCGATCTTGATTGCATCTACTTTTCAAACGATGATCTTGCGTTTGGCGGCCTATGTCACTGCATTGCCGAAGGCATCGACGTTCCAGGTGATGTCGCGCTAGCGGGTTTCAACGGTTTGGGTCTCATCGAAGGGTTTCCCGGCAAGATCGCAACTTCGCGGACAGCGCGCAAACAGATTGGCGAGCAAGCCGCACGGACGATCCTTGAGACTTTGGAACACTCTGCTGCCGAAATGGAAAAACTGCACATCCTGAAGCCAGAAATATCGCTTGGCGAACTGGCTGTGACCAATGACAAGCCCGACTGA
- a CDS encoding TRAP transporter large permease: MVLILTGIPLAFVTGLIAILFTIAWFGTSGVPLVSSRIYSFVNEYVLVAIPMFVLMASLLDRSGMARDLYDAMRLVAGRIKGGVAVQTLVAAVFLASISGIIGGEIVLLGLIALPQMLRLGYNRALAIGTVCAGGSLGTMIPPSIVLIVYGLTASVSIGDLFLATVTPGLMLASFYIIYILIRCYANPEMGPPISNEELNIPMAEKLRKMRGVILPVGVAVTVLGSIYGGIASVTEAAAMGVVGVFLSAAVRGEVTWVLIRDSLKQTLETCGMIIWIGLGAAALVGVYNLMGGNRFIESTILDSGASPIVIVLIMMGILVVLGLFMDWIGIALLTMPIFVPIIIKLGMDPVWFGILFAMNMQVSYLSPPFGPAAFYLKSVAPKDMSLSEIFRALIPFICIQVVALAIVLFFPDVALWLPNWIKGD; the protein is encoded by the coding sequence ATGGTGCTGATCCTGACGGGTATCCCGTTGGCCTTTGTCACCGGCCTGATTGCGATCCTGTTCACGATCGCTTGGTTCGGAACATCCGGCGTGCCCTTGGTATCAAGCCGGATCTATTCCTTCGTCAATGAATACGTCCTCGTGGCGATACCGATGTTCGTTTTGATGGCGTCTTTGTTGGACCGTTCAGGCATGGCGCGGGATCTTTACGATGCGATGCGCCTTGTCGCTGGTCGCATCAAGGGCGGTGTTGCTGTTCAAACACTGGTTGCAGCCGTGTTCCTTGCATCGATTTCCGGCATTATTGGTGGCGAGATCGTTCTTCTGGGTCTGATCGCGCTGCCGCAGATGCTGCGGCTTGGCTATAACCGCGCGCTGGCCATTGGCACGGTTTGTGCGGGTGGCTCGCTTGGCACGATGATCCCGCCGTCGATTGTTCTGATCGTTTACGGGCTTACCGCCAGCGTTTCCATCGGTGACCTGTTTCTTGCAACAGTGACACCGGGCCTGATGCTGGCTTCGTTCTACATCATCTACATTCTTATCCGCTGTTACGCGAACCCCGAGATGGGCCCGCCAATTTCGAACGAGGAGCTTAACATCCCAATGGCCGAGAAATTGCGCAAGATGAGGGGTGTGATCCTGCCGGTTGGCGTGGCGGTGACTGTGTTGGGTTCGATCTACGGTGGCATCGCCTCTGTTACTGAAGCCGCCGCTATGGGGGTTGTCGGTGTTTTCCTTTCGGCAGCTGTTCGGGGCGAGGTGACTTGGGTTCTCATCCGCGACAGCCTGAAACAGACGCTTGAGACCTGTGGTATGATCATCTGGATCGGCCTTGGCGCGGCGGCTTTGGTTGGGGTCTATAACCTGATGGGCGGCAACCGGTTCATCGAAAGCACCATCCTTGATAGTGGGGCGTCACCGATTGTGATCGTGCTGATCATGATGGGTATTCTCGTGGTCCTCGGCCTGTTTATGGATTGGATCGGCATCGCATTGCTAACCATGCCGATCTTCGTGCCGATCATCATCAAGCTTGGCATGGACCCGGTATGGTTCGGCATTCTTTTTGCGATGAACATGCAGGTCAGCTACCTTTCTCCGCCTTTTGGTCCTGCTGCCTTCTACCTGAAGTCTGTTGCGCCTAAAGACATGAGCTTGTCAGAAATATTCCGCGCACTCATCCCCTTTATCTGCATTCAGGTCGTCGCACTTGCTATCGTCCTGTTCTTCCCTGACGTCGCCCTGTGGCTGCCGAACTGGATAAAAGGAGACTAA
- a CDS encoding TRAP transporter substrate-binding protein: MTHYTFKSLVLSGIVAASTLSASTALAQDYQWTFQTSAQAGDNFFPIEEAWADRVNELSDGRIEITVVPVGTVVAHNETLDAVGAGILQGHITDPSYFSGKDPAFAMLGNLVGAWSAPEQMFDYMENGGGKELFNELVNPYGLQFLGASATGVEAFLSTVPIHGVDDLEGIKMRAPEGMVQEVFAAAGASPVNLPGSEVYTSLEKGVIDAADYTVFSTNHAQGMHEFAKYPLYPGFHSMPVIEVSINKEIYDGLPEDFQALLNESVSVFARDMVSQLDEQNEIAVAEAMTDPNITVINWSDEERARFRGIAKSQWANWAERSEMAGKAYESVTTYLTEAGLLAE; the protein is encoded by the coding sequence ATGACACACTACACTTTCAAGTCGCTCGTCCTGAGTGGCATCGTTGCCGCATCAACGCTTTCAGCGAGCACGGCGCTGGCGCAAGATTATCAATGGACGTTCCAGACCTCCGCACAGGCCGGGGACAACTTTTTTCCGATTGAGGAAGCTTGGGCCGATCGCGTCAATGAACTGTCCGACGGCCGCATCGAAATCACCGTTGTGCCAGTGGGAACCGTGGTGGCCCACAATGAAACGCTCGACGCCGTAGGTGCGGGCATTCTGCAGGGCCACATCACGGACCCGTCATATTTCTCGGGTAAGGATCCGGCTTTTGCCATGTTGGGCAATCTTGTCGGTGCATGGTCCGCACCCGAGCAGATGTTCGACTACATGGAAAACGGCGGCGGTAAGGAGCTCTTTAACGAGCTGGTAAACCCCTATGGTCTGCAATTCCTTGGAGCATCGGCAACGGGCGTTGAGGCTTTCCTGTCGACAGTTCCGATCCATGGTGTTGACGATCTTGAAGGTATCAAGATGCGCGCACCGGAAGGCATGGTTCAGGAAGTCTTTGCCGCTGCGGGCGCATCGCCGGTGAACCTGCCCGGCTCCGAGGTTTACACATCGCTGGAAAAAGGCGTCATAGACGCTGCGGATTATACCGTATTCTCGACCAACCATGCGCAAGGCATGCATGAGTTCGCCAAATATCCGCTTTACCCCGGCTTTCACTCGATGCCTGTGATCGAGGTGTCGATCAACAAGGAGATCTATGACGGCTTGCCCGAGGATTTTCAGGCCCTCCTGAACGAGTCTGTTTCCGTCTTTGCGCGCGATATGGTCAGCCAGCTGGACGAGCAGAACGAAATCGCTGTTGCAGAAGCAATGACCGACCCCAACATCACCGTGATCAACTGGTCTGACGAAGAGCGTGCGCGGTTCCGTGGCATCGCAAAGTCGCAGTGGGCAAATTGGGCAGAGCGTTCCGAGATGGCTGGAAAAGCCTACGAGAGCGTCACGACATACCTCACCGAGGCCGGCCTTCTGGCCGAGTAA